The Chryseobacterium indologenes genomic sequence CTTTATAGTTGTAAAATTTATTTTCGGTATTAGGGCCGACATAGTATCCGTCGTATAAGGTCATATCTCGGTGGATAATGGTAGCGTCTCTTCTGGTGTCTGTTGCTGAATAGGCATCATACAGGCTTTGAGTTGGAGTCGCAAAGCCCCAGCCCCAACCGGTAGTTCCTCTTGCACCTTGTACCTGGCTGTATTGCTGAATTGCTCTTCCCGCAGTTCCTCCGCTACCATTTATTTCGAATATAGATTCTGCATTATTTTCTCCTGAAACTTTATAAATATCCTGGAAATTTTCTGTCAGGGAATACCCTGTCACCTTATTACATTCATCAATTGCGAGCTGCCATTTCTTCTGGTAAAGATAGACTTTAGCTAATAAAGCATGAGCTGCTCCTACGGAAGCTCTGCCCACATTATTTCCTGTATATGCTGATTTTTCGGGTAATATTTCGATAGCTTCCTTCAGATCTTTTTCAATAAAAGCGTAAATATCTTCTTTTGACCTTCTGGTAAGAGCCATTATTTTATCTGCTTCAACACCTGTTACTGAAACATGATCTACTAAAGGAACTCCTCCAAATGATTTCACCAAAGTAAAATACATGAATGCCCTTAGAAATTTAGCTTCACCGGCGAGTCTTGCACGCAATTCAGGGTTGGCTTTATCCAGCAAGGGAAGATATTTCAATGCCTGATTACATCTGTTGATTCCCTGGTAATTGGAGGCAAATAATTCTTTGAATGAGGGTGTCGCTGCTGTGAAATTCAGAGCGTCCAGAATATCTTTATCTGATCCGGAATCACTTGAGCTTGATCCTTTGTCGGCGTCATCTGAAACAATGGAGGTCACACCAATCCAGGCAAATGTACTCATATTCCAGTCTAAAAACTTAGCATAGATAGCGGTCACTAAACTATTAGCACCCTCATCATTATTATATATTTCACCAAGTGCGGCTTCCGGGATTGCTTCTGTAGGCGACACATCGATGAAGTCATTACTACAACTCTGGTTTACAGCTCCTAAAATCAGGAATGCAGCTGCTATGATATATTTCTTATTCATTTTTTTAAAAGTTTAGATTAACACCAAATACAAAAGATCTTAAGGTAGGATAAGCATCAAGTTCGATACCTGCTCTTTTATACGGATCTCCTTCTGCGGTAGTATCTGTAGGGTTATATCCTGATAATTCTGATGTGTATCCTGAATATTTCTGGAATACAAAAGGATTAATTGCACTTACATAGAGTTTAATCGATTTCATGTAATCCGTTACATTTTTAAATGTATATCCTACTGAAATATTATTAATTCTGAAGAAATCTCCGTCTTCAAGATAGAATGTTGATGCTACCGGAATACTTGAAGGATTTACAGGATTGGCAGCATTTCTGTTGTTTGGTGTCCAGAAATTATTAGCTACCGAAGCTTCTACATTCTCTCCACCGTTTCTCTGAGCCTTTTTACCATTGTATACTTTGAAGCCGAAAGCCCCATACCCATTAAGGGCAAAATCCCAGTTTTTGTATGACATTGAAACGTTTACTCCCAGAGTAGATTTTGGGATATAGGAATCGAAAAAGCGTTTGTCTTTTGCATCTATAGTTCCGTCACCATTTAAATCTTTGAACTTAAGTTCTCCTTTATCATTATAACCATCTGCTTCGTATAAATAGAAACTTCCCAAAGCATACCCTACTGCGGAAGGATTGAATAGTTTTGTATCTATTCCGTTGCCCAGGTTTCCTCCTACTATTTGAGAAACGGGCTTAGAAGTATCCATGCTGGCAAGTTTATTCTTGTTGTATGAATAATTGGCCCCTACGGAATAAGAGAAATCTTCTCCTACTTTATCAGCCCAATTTAAGCCAACTTCAAAACCTTTATTCACAACACTTCCCATGTGAGAGTAGTTTAACTCAGAAATACCTGTAGCCATATAGGGTACAACACCTAAAATAAGATTTTTTGTCTTTCTGTTATAAATGTCAAAAGTACCCGTTAATCTGTTTTTCAGGACACCAAAATCCAGTCCCAAAGAAGATTCTTCCGTAACCTCCCAGCCTAAATCCGGATCATAGCCTTTATTTACAGTAACTCCGTTGCTTACAGGAGAGCTTCCAAATCCATAATTATAAGAAGACCCAAGTGACAATGGTAAATAGTTCAGTGGTACGGTTTGGTTACCAATCTTACCCCATCCTCCTCTAAGCTTCAGCATATCAAAGAATCCGTCCTGCATAAAGCTCTCCTGAGAGATGATCCATCCTGCACCAAATGATGGAAATGTTCCCCATCTCTGTCCGGCGGCAAATT encodes the following:
- a CDS encoding RagB/SusD family nutrient uptake outer membrane protein, with protein sequence MNKKYIIAAAFLILGAVNQSCSNDFIDVSPTEAIPEAALGEIYNNDEGANSLVTAIYAKFLDWNMSTFAWIGVTSIVSDDADKGSSSSDSGSDKDILDALNFTAATPSFKELFASNYQGINRCNQALKYLPLLDKANPELRARLAGEAKFLRAFMYFTLVKSFGGVPLVDHVSVTGVEADKIMALTRRSKEDIYAFIEKDLKEAIEILPEKSAYTGNNVGRASVGAAHALLAKVYLYQKKWQLAIDECNKVTGYSLTENFQDIYKVSGENNAESIFEINGSGGTAGRAIQQYSQVQGARGTTGWGWGFATPTQSLYDAYSATDTRRDATIIHRDMTLYDGYYVGPNTENKFYNYKAYSSNYRDQASTDVNIRYLRYAEILLIKAEAMNELGQTSAAVPFLNQVRQRAKVPATTATSQADVRTAIWKERRLELAFEHDRWFDLVRTGQAEAAMAADGGKVFKVGKHELFPLPQDFIMEAGGLSQQNPGY